One segment of Meriones unguiculatus strain TT.TT164.6M chromosome 3, Bangor_MerUng_6.1, whole genome shotgun sequence DNA contains the following:
- the Gnb1 gene encoding guanine nucleotide-binding protein G(I)/G(S)/G(T) subunit beta-1: MSELDQLRQEAEQLKNQIRDARKACADATLSQITNNIDPVGRIQMRTRRTLRGHLAKIYAMHWGTDSRLLVSASQDGKLIIWDSYTTNKVHAIPLRSSWVMTCAYAPSGNYVACGGLDNICSIYNLKTREGNVRVSRELAGHTGYLSCCRFLDDNQIVTSSGDTTCALWDIETGQQTTTFTGHTGDVMSLSLAPDTRLFVSGACDASAKLWDVREGMCRQTFTGHESDINAICFFPNGNAFATGSDDATCRLFDLRADQELMTYSHDNIICGITSVSFSKSGRLLLAGYDDFNCNVWDALKADRAGVLAGHDNRVSCLGVTDDGMAVATGSWDSFLKIWN, translated from the exons GATGCCCGTAAAGCATGTGCAGATGCGACTCTTTCTCAG atcacGAACAACATTGATCCAGTGGGAAGAATTCAAATGCGAACTAGGAGAACCTTGAGGGGGCATCTGGCCAAGATTTATGCCATGCACTGGGGCACAGACTCAAG GCTCCTTGTCAGTGCCTCTCAGGATGGAAAACTCATCATCTGGGACAGCTACACCACAAACAAG GTTCATGCCATCCCTCTGCGTTCCTCTTGGGTCATGACCTGTGCATATGCTCCTTCCGGGAATTACGTGGCCTGTGGTGGCCTGGATAATATCTGCTCCATTTACAATCTGAAAACTCGTGAAGGGAATGTGCGCGTGAGTCGCGAGCTGGCAGGACATACAG GTTATCTGTCCTGTTGCCGGTTCCTGGATGACAATCAGATAGTTACCAGCTCTGGAGACACCACCTG TGCTCTGTGGGACATCGAGACCGGCCAGCAGACCACCACATTTACTGGACACACTGGAGATGTCATGAGCCTGTCCCTTGCTCCTGACACCAGACTGTTTGTCTCTGGTGCTTGTGACGCTTCAGCCAAGCTCTGGGATGTCCGAGAAGGGATGTGCCGGCAGACCTTTACAGGACACGAGTCTGACATCAATGCCATATGT TTTTTTCCCAATGGCAATGCCTTTGCCACTGGCTCGGATGATGCTACGTGCAGGCTGTTTGACCTTCGTGCGGACCAGGAGCTCATGACCTACTCCCATGACAACATTATCTGTGGTATCACATCTGTTTCCTTTTCCAAGAGTGGCCGCCTCCTCCTTGCTGGGTACGACGACTTCAACTGTAATGTCTGGGACGCCCTCAAAGCTGACAGAGCAG GTGTCTTAGCTGGACACGACAACCGAGTCAGCTGCTTGGGAGTGACTGATGATGGCATGGCTGTGGCAACGGGGTCCTGGGacagcttcctcaagatctggaACTAA